A stretch of DNA from Microlunatus sp. Gsoil 973:
GGACGGGGCCGTCGAGCTGCTGCAGGTTGCAGTTGATCACCCAGGTCAGATTGTCCAGGCCCTCGCGGGCGGCGACCGTGATGCCGCCCAGGGACTCCGGCTCACCCATCTCGCCGTCACCCAGGAAGGCCCAGACCCGCTGCTGGGAGGTGTCCTTGATCCCGCGGTTGTGCAGATAGCGGTTGAACCGGGCCTGGTAGATCGAGTTCAGGCCGGTCAGGCCCATCGAAACGGTCGGGAACTCCCAGAAGTCGGGCATGATCCGCGGGTGCGGGTAGGAGGTCACCGACCGGCCCGGACCGCGGGAGGCATCCTGCCGGAAGCCGTCCAGGTGTTCGGTGGTCAGCCGGCCCTCGAGGAACGCGCGGGAATAGATGCCGGGGGAGGCGTGGCCCTGGAAGTAGACCTGGTCGCCGCCGCCCGGATGGGACTTGCCGCGGAAGAAGTGGTTGAAGCCGACCTCGTACAGGCTGGCGACACTCTGGTAGGTGGCGATGTGACCGCCGACCTCAAGACCCTTGCGGTTGGCCTTGGACACCATGATCGCGGCGTTCCAGCGGATGAAGGCACGGATCCTGCGCTCGAGGTGCTCGTCGCCGGGGAAGTCCGGTTCCATCTCGGTGGAGATGGTGTTGATGTACTCACTGCTGCGCAGCGCCGGCAGCCCCACCTGGCGCTCCCGTGCGCGATCCAGCAGTTTCAGCATGATGAACCGGGCACGGTGCTTGCCGTCGCCCTCGTGGCCGGCCGAATCCGCACTGTCCAACAGACCGTCGAGGGACTCAAGCCACTCCGCGGTCTCTTCCGGGTCGATGTCGGGGATCTGGCTCGGCAGACCTTCTGCTGTGATGGCGGGGCGCTTCCCGGGACTGGCCATCGAGGCTCCTTTTACGTGTTGGGCAGCGGGGTGTGCTGCCCCCAATTGTTCAAGCACCTGGTGAGCGTGGTTGTGCGCTGGTGTTCACCCTCCATCCTGTCACCTCGATTCACCCCCGTGCATGGGGTCCCGGGCAGCCGGTACAGGCGGGCCCCTAGCGTTACGAGAAAGCAACAGGCGCGCCGAGACTTTCCACCAAGCCTCAAGCTCTGGCAGTCTGGCGCATCATGACCCCGCCGGTGGCGGGAGAGGAGTGGAGGTGTTGTGAGCTCGACGGCACGGCCCGATGGTGCGGAATCGGCTGTCTCACGGCTCGGCTTCAAAGCCGGGCAGATCGTGCAGGAGTTGGGATGGGACGAAGATGTCGACAACGACCTGCGGCAGGCGATTGAGGATGCGATCGACGGAGAACTCGTCGAGGAGGCGATGGAGCCGGTCGATGTCGTCCTGCTGTGGTGGCGCGACGAGGACGGTGACATCACCGACGGCCTGGTCGACGCGGTCACCGATCTGAACGACACCGGCTACGTCTGGTTGCTGACCCCCAAGGTCGGCCGGGAGGGGTTCGTCGACGCCACCGACGTCAGTGAGGCCGCTGTCACCGCGGGCCTCGCCCTGACGACGACGGTGCCGATCACCGGGAGCTGGACCGCGAGCAAGCTGGTACCGCCACGCGGCCCGCGCCGTTGACCGGTGGGCCGTTGACCGGTGGCGGGTCGGTCGCCGTGGGTTCGCCGGCCCCGGATTTCGAGCTGCGCAACCAGCACGGAGAGACCGTTCGACTCAGTGAACTGCGTGGGTCACCGGTCGTGCTGGTCTTCTATCCGTACGCCTTCACCGGCGTTTGCAGCAGCGAGATGGCCGCCATCCAGGAGTCACTGGCGGATTTCTCCGCCGCCGGTGCCAGAGTGCTGGCCATCTCCACCGACACCATGTACGCCCTGCGGGTCTTCGCCGATCAGCTCGGGCTCGGCTTCGAGTTGCTCAGTGACTTCTGGCCGCACGGCGCGGTGGCGGCCTCCTACGGTGTCTTCGATCAGGAGCTGGGCTGCGCCGTCCGCGGATCATTCGTACTGGACGCCGACGGCACGGTCAGCTGGTCGGTGCGCAACGCGATCGGGTCCGCCCGGGACATCAGCGAGCATCTGGCCGCCGTCCCGACCTGAGCGCCGGCGGTCCGCCGACACCGGTCACCGTGTGCCCGGGCGAGAGCCGCCGAACACCGCGCGACACAATGGCAACATGCTGGCTTGCGTCATCGAAAGTGCGGGGAAACTCGCGGTGGTCCCCAAACCCGACCCCGAACCCGGTCCCGGCGAGGTTGCCGTCGACATCGTCTACGGCGGGATCTGCGGCTCCGACCTGCACTACTACCACGACGGCGCGGCCGGTGAGTTCGTGATCCGCGAACCGCTGGTGGTGGGCCACGAGGTGGTCGGCCGGGTCGGTGTCATCGGTGAGGGCGTCACCGGGATCGAGGTCGGCACCCCGGTCGCCGTCCATCCTGCGCAGGTCTGCGGCGAGTGCGAGGACTGCACGGCGGGGCGCCCGCAACTGTGCGCCTCGAGCCGCTATCTGGGGTCGGCCGCCCACTTTCCGCACATCCAGGGTGGCTTCACCCAGCGTCTGGTGGTCGGTGCCGGTCGTGCGGTTCCGTTGCCGGACGGCATGTCATTGCGCCGGGCCGCGCTCAGCGAGCCGTTCAGCGTCGCTTATCACGCCGTCCGCAGGGCGGGTGAGCTGACCGGCAGGTCGGTACTGGTCACCGGTGCCGGGCCGATCGGCTGCCTGGCAGTCGCCGCTGCTCGTGAGGCGGGTGCGGAGACCATCTATGCCTCCGACCTGACCGATTACGCACTGGCCCAGGCCAAGCAGATGGGCGCCGACGTCCTGCTCCGCGCCGATCACCCGGATGATCCGGCGTGGCCGGCCAAGGTCGATGTGGCGATCGAGGCCTCGGGGAGTGGCCCTGGGCTGAACACCTGTATCCGGACCGTGCGCCGCGCCGGCACCGTCGTCCAGGTCGGCATCCTGCCGCCCGGGATGACCTCGGTCCTGGGGAACGCCCTGGTGAACAAGGAGATCGAGCTGCTGGGCTCGTGGCGGTTCCACGACGAGTTCGCCGATGCGATCGGCATGCTGGCTGATCGGATCGATGCCGAGCCGCTGATCTCCCACGAGTTTCCACTGGCCGATGCCAGGGCCGCCTTCGACACCGCGAGCGACCGCACGACGGCCTGCAAGGTGCTGCTCCAGATCGCTGATCCCGAGGCCGTGGTGACCGGCTGATGCCACGGATCCGCGAACTTCCCGACGTCCCGGTGGTCCGCCGCCGGCCCCGCTGGGCCGAGGTGCGTCAGAACCTCAAGTTCCGCGGCGCCGGCCTCAATCCGGTCACCCGGCGGCTCGACGGGGCGCTGTCGATCGGCGATCTGCGTCGGGCTGCCCGGCGCACCACACCACGGTCGGTCTTCGACTACGTCGACGGCGCGGCGGAGGACGAGATCACCGCCGACCGCAACGTTCAGGCGTACCGAAGCCTGATCTTCCATCCGGACGGGCTGCGGTCGGTCGACAACCCCGACACCTCCGTCGAACTGTTCGGTCGCCGGCTGCCGATCCCGATGGGCTTCGCCCCGACCGGCTACACCCGGATGATGCATCATCACGGCGAGGCGGCAGTCGCCCGGGTGGCCCAGCATTTCGGGGTGCCCTACGCGTTGTCAACGGTCGGCACGACGACGGTCGAGGCTGTCCGTGCGGCGGCGCCCGAGGTCGACCTGTGGTTCCAGCTGTATCCGACCTCGCCGGAGATCAACGAGCAACTGATCCAGCGGGCGCGCGGTGCCGGCTGCTCGACGCTGGTGCTGACCTGCGACACCGCCGTCTCCGGCTACCGTCGCAAGGACGATCGCAACGGGCTGACCATTCCTCCGTCGCTTCGCCCGTCGACGTTCCTGGACATGGCGCGCTTCCCGTACTGGTGGATCAACAAGCTGACCACCGAGCAGGTCGACTTCGCCTCGCTGACCTCGCTGCGCGGCAAGTACGACTTCAACCAGATCGCCAGCAGAATCTTCGATCCGTCGGTGGGGCTGGACAATCTCGGCTGGATCCGGGAGCGGTGGCCCGGGAACCTGCTGGTCAAGGGGATCCTGTCGGTGCCATCGGCCCGGGAGGCGATCGACCGCGGTGCCGACGGGGGTGATCCTGTCCAACCACGGCGGCCGGCAGCTGGACCGGACGCCTGCTCCGATCACCGTGCTGCCTGCGGTGCGCAAGGAGCTCGGACCCGACGTGCCGATCCTGGTGGACAGCGGCATCCGCAACGGCCAGGACATCGTCGCGGCCAGGGCACTGGGCGCCGACGCAGCACTGGTCGGCCGTGCCTACCTGTACGGGATCATGGCCGGCGGGCAGGACGGCGTGGTCAGGGCCTACGAGATCCTGGCCGGGGAATATCAGCGAGCCATGCAGCTGCTGGGCGTCCGGTCCAGCGACGAACTTTCTGACCGGCACGTGACATTGCCGGACTGATCCGGCGGATCAAGCGGATCGGTCGTGGAGATGACGATGGCTGCTGCGGCGATGGGACCGGCCCTACTGGCCGACTATCCGCCCGCCGCCATCTTCGGGCCGCGGCTGATGCATGACTATGAGTTCGTCTGGCTGCTCCGCGGATCCGCGTTGTGGTCGATCGACGATGATCAACATCTGCTCCGACCGGGCACCCTGGCGCTTGGCCGGCCGGGGGTCGTCGACTGCTACCGCTGGGATTCCGAACAGCCCTCCACGCACGCGTACGTGCATTTCGGGTTGACCGGCGTCGATCAGCTACCGGACCGGTGGCCGGCTGTCCGCAGCCTGGTCACGCTCCCGGTGCTGGACGGGATGTGCCGTTACCTGCTGCAACTGGCCGGTGATCCGTCGCCGGAGTCGGCTGCCCGTCGTGATCAACTCCTCGGCCTGATGGTGGAGATCTTCGTCGCCGGCCCGGTGCCGCGGGGCGAGGCGGTGCTGCCGCAGGTGATGATCACGATCGCCGGCCGGGTGCGCTCGGACTGGGACCGTTACGGGATCCGGCAGTTGGGAGTGGACGTGCTCGCCGCGGCCGGCGGCGTGTCGGCGGGACATCTGCACCGGCTGTTCCGCGATCAGTTCGGCGTCGGGCCGGGCCGTGCTCTGGAGCTGATCAGGCTGGCCAGAGCGGCCACAACGCTACGCCGCAGCAGCGCGTCCATTGCCGAGGTCTCCGCGCTGACCGGCTTTGCCAATCCGTACCATTTCTCCCGGCGCTTCAGTGCCGTCTACGGCGAACCACCGGGACGGTACCGGCAGGCCGAGGATCCGATCGACCCGCTGGCGCCACTGCAGGACACCGGGCTGCTCCAGCTCAGTTATCTGCTCGGATAGTCACGTCCCGAAGGGGCATGATCACGAACAGGGCATGATCACCAAGGAGGACAGGTGGCCGACAACCCCGCGTCGTACTGGCTGGTCGACGTCCGTCGGCCAGGCCGGCCGCGGCGACTCGACCTCCGGGTCGCCGGCGGGAGGGTGGCCGAGATCGTCGACCATGCCGTCGACCATGCCGCCGGTTATGGAGCCGGTTATGGCACCGGCGAGGTGATCGATGCCGAGGGTCGGTGGATCGCGCCCGGCCTCTTCGACGGGCACGTTCATGCCACCCAGTACGCCATCGACCGCAGCCGGATCGATCTGTCAACCGCCACCTCGGCCGCCCAGGCGGTCAGGTTGGTCGCCGATTCGGCGGTCCGGGGTGGCCCGGCGATCGGCGCGCGCTTCCGGGATGGACTGTGGCCGGACGTTCCGACGACGCAGCTGCTCGACGACGAGTTCGGTGCGTTTCCGGTGGTGCTGATCAGCGGGGATCTGCACTGTGGCTGGGCGAACTCGGCCGGCTGGACCCTGCTCGGGATCGGTGACCATCCGGCGGGCGTGCTGCGGGAGAAGTCGTGGATGGACGCCCTGGGCCGGTTGCCGGCGCCGCCCGCCGAGCGGATCGATGCGGTCCTGGATGCAGGGCTGCGCGAGGCGGCCGGCCGAGGGCTGGTCGGCCTTCGCGATTTCGAGTTCGCCGACAACCTCACCAGTTGGGAGCGGCGGCGGGCCGGCGGAGGTGTTCGGCTGCGGATCGAGGCCGGGATCATCCCGGAGCTGCTCGCGGCCGGAG
This window harbors:
- a CDS encoding alpha-hydroxy-acid oxidizing protein, with amino-acid sequence MILSNHGGRQLDRTPAPITVLPAVRKELGPDVPILVDSGIRNGQDIVAARALGADAALVGRAYLYGIMAGGQDGVVRAYEILAGEYQRAMQLLGVRSSDELSDRHVTLPD
- a CDS encoding L-idonate 5-dehydrogenase, with product MLACVIESAGKLAVVPKPDPEPGPGEVAVDIVYGGICGSDLHYYHDGAAGEFVIREPLVVGHEVVGRVGVIGEGVTGIEVGTPVAVHPAQVCGECEDCTAGRPQLCASSRYLGSAAHFPHIQGGFTQRLVVGAGRAVPLPDGMSLRRAALSEPFSVAYHAVRRAGELTGRSVLVTGAGPIGCLAVAAAREAGAETIYASDLTDYALAQAKQMGADVLLRADHPDDPAWPAKVDVAIEASGSGPGLNTCIRTVRRAGTVVQVGILPPGMTSVLGNALVNKEIELLGSWRFHDEFADAIGMLADRIDAEPLISHEFPLADARAAFDTASDRTTACKVLLQIADPEAVVTG
- a CDS encoding DUF3052 domain-containing protein encodes the protein MSSTARPDGAESAVSRLGFKAGQIVQELGWDEDVDNDLRQAIEDAIDGELVEEAMEPVDVVLLWWRDEDGDITDGLVDAVTDLNDTGYVWLLTPKVGREGFVDATDVSEAAVTAGLALTTTVPITGSWTASKLVPPRGPRR
- a CDS encoding peroxiredoxin; translated protein: MGSPAPDFELRNQHGETVRLSELRGSPVVLVFYPYAFTGVCSSEMAAIQESLADFSAAGARVLAISTDTMYALRVFADQLGLGFELLSDFWPHGAVAASYGVFDQELGCAVRGSFVLDADGTVSWSVRNAIGSARDISEHLAAVPT
- a CDS encoding AraC family transcriptional regulator is translated as MTMAAAAMGPALLADYPPAAIFGPRLMHDYEFVWLLRGSALWSIDDDQHLLRPGTLALGRPGVVDCYRWDSEQPSTHAYVHFGLTGVDQLPDRWPAVRSLVTLPVLDGMCRYLLQLAGDPSPESAARRDQLLGLMVEIFVAGPVPRGEAVLPQVMITIAGRVRSDWDRYGIRQLGVDVLAAAGGVSAGHLHRLFRDQFGVGPGRALELIRLARAATTLRRSSASIAEVSALTGFANPYHFSRRFSAVYGEPPGRYRQAEDPIDPLAPLQDTGLLQLSYLLG